The following coding sequences are from one Shewanella putrefaciens window:
- a CDS encoding bifunctional tRNA (adenosine(37)-C2)-methyltransferase TrmG/ribosomal RNA large subunit methyltransferase RlmN, which translates to MSEKKINLLDLDRKAMRALFADLGEKPFRADQLMKWIYHFGVSDFEEMTNINKVLRQKLAARCEIVAPEISSFQKSTDGTIKFAIHVGEGQEVETVYIPEDDRATLCVSSQVGCALECTFCSTAQQGFNRNLTVSEIVGQIWRVSHFLGFAKDTGDRPITNVVMMGMGEPLLNLANVIPAMDIMLDDFGFSLSKRRVTLSTSGVVPALDKLGDALDVALAVSIHAPNDELRDILVPVNKKYPLQEFLAGIRRYIAKSNANRGRVTVEYVMLDHINDSTEQAHELAKLMEDTPCKVNLIPFNPYPGSPYGRSSNSRIDRFSKVLMEYGLTVIVRKTRGDDIDAACGQLAGDIRDRTKRLAKKRMQENQISVTMN; encoded by the coding sequence ATGAGTGAAAAAAAGATCAATTTATTAGACCTTGATCGTAAGGCTATGCGCGCATTATTTGCGGATCTAGGGGAAAAGCCCTTTCGTGCCGATCAACTCATGAAGTGGATTTATCATTTCGGTGTCAGCGACTTCGAAGAAATGACGAATATCAATAAAGTGTTGCGTCAAAAATTGGCTGCACGCTGTGAAATTGTTGCGCCTGAAATTTCCAGTTTCCAAAAGTCCACCGACGGGACAATTAAGTTTGCGATACATGTTGGTGAAGGGCAGGAAGTTGAAACTGTCTATATTCCAGAAGATGACCGTGCGACTTTGTGTGTATCATCTCAGGTGGGATGTGCGCTTGAATGTACGTTTTGCTCAACGGCTCAACAAGGTTTTAACCGTAATTTGACCGTATCTGAAATTGTCGGCCAAATCTGGCGGGTTTCACATTTCTTAGGTTTTGCAAAGGATACTGGCGATCGTCCGATCACCAATGTGGTGATGATGGGTATGGGTGAGCCACTGCTTAATTTAGCCAACGTTATCCCTGCAATGGATATTATGCTGGACGATTTTGGGTTTAGCCTATCAAAACGCCGGGTAACCCTGTCAACTTCTGGTGTTGTGCCAGCCCTTGATAAACTTGGTGATGCCCTTGATGTGGCATTGGCCGTGAGCATTCACGCTCCTAATGATGAGTTACGGGATATTTTAGTCCCAGTGAATAAAAAGTATCCATTGCAGGAGTTCCTTGCAGGGATCCGTCGTTATATTGCGAAATCAAATGCAAACCGTGGCCGTGTAACCGTTGAATATGTGATGCTCGATCATATCAACGACAGCACTGAGCAAGCTCACGAGTTAGCAAAACTAATGGAAGATACGCCTTGTAAAGTGAATTTAATTCCTTTTAATCCGTATCCTGGTTCACCCTATGGTCGTTCATCGAACTCGCGTATTGATCGTTTTTCGAAAGTATTAATGGAATATGGCTTAACGGTGATAGTACGTAAGACCCGCGGTGACGATATTGATGCTGCCTGCGGTCAGTTAGC